The following is a genomic window from Photobacterium sp. GJ3.
AACGAAGCACGGAGCTGCGCGCCCGCGGGTTGTGCTGGGTTTCCGCTGCGGTTGGCTTGATGGCCTTACCCACAGGTTTGAGATCCGCACTGCCCAGCGCTTTAATCTGATCTTCCGTCAGCGGTAGCCCCGCCGGAACGTCCGGCCCTTTGCTCTGCTTGCGGATAAAGCGCTTCACCATGCGATCTTCCAGCGAGTGGAAGCTGATCACGGAGAGACGGCCACCCGGCGCCAGCACCTCAAGGGCACCATGCAAGGCAGTATCGATTTCTTCCAGTTCACTGTTGATATAAATGCGGATCGCCTGAAAGCTTCGGGTCGCCGGATGCTTATGCTTGTCTCTAAACGGTGAAACATCAGCAATCAGCTTAGCCAGCTGCGTGGTCCGCTCCAGCGGTACATTTTCCGGATTCGAACGATATTCCACGATGCCGCGTGCGATGCGTTTGGCAAAGCGTTCTTCACCGAACTCTTTCAGCACCCAGGCAATGTCATCTGCATCAGCAGTGAGCAGCCATTCAGCGGCAGAGACACCGGAAGTCGGATCCATGCGCATATCCAGCGGGCCGTCACGCATAAAGCTGAAGCCACGCTCTGCATCATCCAACTGTGGAGAAGAGACACCCAGGTCAAGTAACACACCGTCGATTTTACCGCTCAGGCCAAGTTCAGCCATGTAACCAGCTATGCCGGAAAACGGGCCGTGAATAATCTGAAAACGGGGATCATCAATCTTGGCAGCTTCTGCAATCGCCTGTGGATCGCGGTCGATGGCATACAGGCGGCCCTGCTCACCAAGATGAGAAAGAATCAGGCGACTGTGGCCACCACGGCCAAAAGTGCCATCGATATAAATACCGTCTGGTTTGATGGCCAGGCCATCGACAGACTCATGAAGCAGCACGGATACGTGCGCAAATTGTTCGGACATAGTCGTTGATTCAGCTGAATAATAAGCGTACTGAAGACACCGGCCGGATGTCTCCACCAGAAATACTGGGGCGTTGGTTGTCTGCTGCGCGCAGGACAGTCAGTCTTCACCTACCGGGCGCCCATTGATGCGCCAGTCGGTACGCACAACATTAGTTATACCTGTCCATCTCGGGCAGGCAACAGGAAAAATGAAATTTTTGCCACAAAATCCTCATTTTTCCCCACAAAAAACCAACACAAAGTGTACGAAGGCAGCAAAAAAGTTGTCAAGACGGTCATACCGGTTCTGACAAACATTTGATGCAGGCAACGTCTTTGCCCAGCGTTGAACTCCGATTCCCCTTCGGACCATTCATCCAAAAAATTCACCAGAGCCTAAAACGATAAAAGGTGATGCCCGCACTGCTGCGAACATCACCTTTCCTGAATGGGGTGAGTTAACCGATAAGCCGGGTTCTGTTCCGCTCGCGCGGTGGTAACCATTCCTCTAGGCCTGAAATTACTCGCAGGCTCAAGCAACCTACCCGTTCCCAGCGCGGACCACGCCATTGGGAACCTATTTGGTCTTGCTCCGGGTGGAGTTTACCGTGCCACGAACTGTTACCAGTCGCGCGGTGCGCTCTTACCGCACCCTTTCACCCTTACCTGTTCTCGCAAGCGAGTCATCGGCGGTTTGCTCTCTGCTGCACTGGTCGTAGGCTCACGCCCCCCAGACGTTATCTGGCACCCTGTCCTGTGGAGCCCGGACTTTCCTCCCCCTCGTCAGTCTCCCAAAGGACATCAACGAAGCAGCGGTTACCTGGTCAACTCAGGGCGCGGATTGTATAAAACTCCCGGCCCGGATACCAGAGAAAGATCACCTTTATGCGCAAACTGGTGTGAAAGTGAACACTTCCAGCCCTTTTACGCTTAATCCAGGTTTTCCAGCCC
Proteins encoded in this region:
- the rsmH gene encoding 16S rRNA (cytosine(1402)-N(4))-methyltransferase RsmH, which encodes MSEQFAHVSVLLHESVDGLAIKPDGIYIDGTFGRGGHSRLILSHLGEQGRLYAIDRDPQAIAEAAKIDDPRFQIIHGPFSGIAGYMAELGLSGKIDGVLLDLGVSSPQLDDAERGFSFMRDGPLDMRMDPTSGVSAAEWLLTADADDIAWVLKEFGEERFAKRIARGIVEYRSNPENVPLERTTQLAKLIADVSPFRDKHKHPATRSFQAIRIYINSELEEIDTALHGALEVLAPGGRLSVISFHSLEDRMVKRFIRKQSKGPDVPAGLPLTEDQIKALGSADLKPVGKAIKPTAAETQHNPRARSSVLRLAERL